A window of the Harmonia axyridis chromosome 5, icHarAxyr1.1, whole genome shotgun sequence genome harbors these coding sequences:
- the LOC123680823 gene encoding piggyBac transposable element-derived protein 4-like, with amino-acid sequence MCYPIANIFRGHNIDIVFKAKNCLYNYLLNCKDMTPILEKNGVYKLNCKTCDRFYIGKTFRALGTRVSEHIRNYNGKSSFGKHLKVNNHEFDKDENVELLHNLDRDKDYVPEKKALRSRLSSSSSEENSQEDFCLPAEKEVEMPTILSERFRIGNASESDEDDIPSESIDIVRKWTKYPRLQENLNNFNFSQNFGSKLPNIADMTFLQIWKRMFSDDILDRIVEETNRYASQNGRSFCIYEDELQAFFGTLIIMGLHKLPGMRMYWSYDQNYRVERVANIMSLKRFLAILRHIHLNDNEKCPKKGTSNFDKLYKLRPLIEHLNEKFRDLFSPSRELSIDESMVGFKGRSGLKQYMPMKPVKRGFKIWVMTCARTGYMLSFKVYEGKDSSNIEGTLGERTVLHLSEPYHHKGYILYCDNYFSTIELLSKLLEKKTFACGTFRTNRKFYPKDNLLHDKQLKLGESDFVVDENTGISVCKWHDRGKKCVVVISSLHDPSIKVDVDRTNKEGKKKKFPVHNQWQNIINIWVGLIFLINTFLPILSHGKVVGGG; translated from the exons ATGTGTTATCCCATTGCGAATATATTTAGAGGACACAACATAGACATAGTGTTCAAGGCCAAGAACTGCCTTTACAACTATTTACTAAATTGTAAGGATATGACCCCAATATTAGAAAAGAACGGTGTGTACAAACTAAACTGTAAGACATGTGATAGGTTTTACATAGGAAAAACTTTTAGAGCCCTAGGCACAAGGGTATCTGAACACATAAGGAACTACAACGGCAAAAGTTCCTTTGGAAAACATCTCAAAGTTAACAACCATGAATTTGATAAGGATGAAAATGTGGAACTTCTACACAACTTGGATAGAG ATAAGGATTATGTTCCTGAGAAGAAAGCCCTCAGAAGCCGACTTTCATCATCTAGCTCAGAAGAAAACAGTCAAGAAGATTTCTGTTTACCAGCAGAAAAAGAGGTGGAGATGCCGACTATATTATCTGAACGATTTCGAATAGGAAATGCATCTGAATCTGATGAAGATGATATTCCATCTGAATCTATTGATATCGTTAGGAAATGGACAAAGTATCCAAGACTgcaggaaaatttgaataatttcaatttctcacAAAATTTTGGATCAAAACTGCCTAATATTGCGGATATGACATTCCTGCAAATTTGGAAAAGAATGTTTTCGGATGATATACTGGACAGAATTGTTGAAGAAACAAATCGCTACGCAAGCCAAAATGGGCGTAGTTTTTGCATTTATGAAGACGAACTCCAAGCTTTTTTTGGAACCCTTATTATCATGGGATTGCATAAACTTCCTGGAATGAGGATGTATTGGTCATATGACCAAAATTATCGAGTAGAAAGGGTAGCAAACATTATGAGCTTGAAACGTTTTCTAGCAATTTTACGTCACATTCACTTGAATGATAACGAAAAGTGTCCAAAAAAAGGTACTTCCAACTTTGATAAACTCTACAAATTACGGCCCCTTATCGAACATCTGAATGAGAAATTTAGGGATTTGTTCTCACCATCTAGAGAACTTTCAATAGACGAGAGTATGGTAGGCTTCAAGGGGCGTTCAGGTTTGAAACAATATATGCCCATGAAGCCAGTAAAACGGGGATTCAAAATTTGGGTAATGACATGTGCACGCACTGGATATATGCTCTCATTCAAAGTTTATGAAGGAAAGGATTCCAGTAATATTGAGGGTACACTAGGTGAAAGAACCGTCCTACATCTGAGCGAGCCGTACCATCACAAAGGATATATTTTATACTGTGATAACTACTTTTCAACAATTGAATTGCTGTCCAAATTGTTAGAGAAAAAAACTTTCGCTTGCGGTACCTTTCGAACAAATAGGAAATTTTATCCTAAGGACAATTTACTACATGATAAGCAATTGAAATTGGGCGAATCCGACTTTGTAGTAGATGAAAATACCGGAATTTCAGTTTGCAAATGGCATGATAGAGGGAAGAAATGTGTGGTTGTTATAAGTTCCCTTCACGATCCTTCAATAAAAGTTGATGTTGATCGCACTAacaaagaaggaaaaaagaaaaagtttCCTGTCCACAATCAGTggcagaatataataaatatatgggTGGGGTTGATCTTTTTGATCAATACCTTTCTTCCTATTCTATCTCATGGAAAAGTCGTAGGTGGtggttga